A stretch of Equus przewalskii isolate Varuska chromosome 11, EquPr2, whole genome shotgun sequence DNA encodes these proteins:
- the RBM14 gene encoding RNA-binding protein 14 isoform X3: MKIFVGNVDGADTTPEELAALFAPYGTVMSCAVMKQFAFVHMRENAGALRAIEALHGHELRPGRALVVEMSRPRPLNTWKIFVGNVSAACTSQELRSLFERRGRVIECDVVKGNWRSW, translated from the coding sequence ATGAAGATATTCGTGGGAAACGTCGATGGGGCGGATACGACGCCAGAGGAGCTGGCAGCTCTCTTCGCGCCTTACGGCACGGTCATGAGCTGCGCCGTCATGAAACAGTTCGCCTTCGTGCACATGCGCGAGAACGCGGGCGCGCTGCGCGCCATCGAGGCTCTGCACGGCCACGAGCTGCGACCGGGGCGCGCGCTCGTGGTGGAGATGTCGCGCCCACGGCCTCTGAACACATGGAAGATATTCGTGGGCAATGTGTCGGCTGCGTGCACGAGCCAGGAATTGCGCAGCCTCTTCGAGCGCCGCGGACGCGTCATCGAGTGTGACGTGGTGAAAG